A portion of the Leptospira broomii serovar Hurstbridge str. 5399 genome contains these proteins:
- a CDS encoding O-acetylhomoserine aminocarboxypropyltransferase/cysteine synthase family protein, with protein sequence MARQYKSETIALHAGQAPDPTTTSRAVPIYQTTSYVFKDTDHAARLFGLQEFGNIYTRIGNPTTDVLEQRVAALEGGVAGLATASGQSAETLALLNIVESGQEIVASSSLYGGTYNLLHYTFPKLGIKVHFVDQSDPENFRKAANEKTRVFFAETLGNPKLDTLDIQGVAKVAHELGVPLMIDNTLPSPYLVQPIEHGADIVIHSLTKFLGGHGSSIGGIIVDSGKFNWGNGKFKNFTEPDPSYHGLKFWEVFGKFEPFGGANIAFIIKARVQGLRDLGPAISPFNAWNIIQGIETLPLRITQHSVNAQKVAEFLSKHPKVTWVNYPGLPNDTNYALAKKYHKRNLFGAILGFGVKGGISEAKKFIDHLELFSLLANVGDAKSLAIHPASTTHQQLSPAEQASAGVTPDFIRLSVGLEHIDDIITDLDEALKKV encoded by the coding sequence ATGGCTAGACAATACAAATCGGAAACCATCGCTCTTCACGCTGGTCAGGCACCAGATCCAACGACCACATCCAGAGCAGTCCCAATATACCAAACGACTTCCTACGTTTTCAAGGATACGGATCATGCAGCTCGTCTTTTCGGTCTGCAGGAATTCGGGAATATCTATACTAGAATCGGTAACCCGACCACGGACGTCCTAGAACAAAGAGTCGCGGCGTTAGAGGGCGGAGTTGCAGGATTAGCGACTGCATCCGGACAATCGGCGGAAACTCTTGCCTTGTTAAATATAGTCGAATCCGGGCAAGAAATCGTAGCTTCCTCCTCTCTGTATGGAGGAACATACAACCTACTCCACTATACTTTCCCGAAATTGGGAATTAAGGTTCATTTCGTGGATCAATCGGATCCGGAAAACTTCCGGAAAGCCGCGAACGAAAAAACTAGAGTCTTCTTTGCGGAAACATTAGGAAATCCTAAGTTAGATACTCTTGATATACAGGGGGTTGCAAAAGTCGCTCACGAACTCGGCGTTCCGTTAATGATCGATAACACGCTGCCTTCCCCTTACTTAGTCCAGCCGATCGAGCACGGAGCGGATATTGTCATTCACTCTTTAACTAAATTTTTAGGCGGACATGGAAGTTCCATCGGGGGAATTATCGTCGATTCGGGTAAATTCAACTGGGGAAATGGGAAATTCAAAAACTTCACCGAGCCGGATCCCAGCTATCACGGCTTGAAATTCTGGGAAGTATTCGGAAAGTTTGAACCGTTTGGAGGCGCAAATATAGCCTTTATCATCAAGGCCCGCGTTCAAGGCCTAAGGGATCTGGGCCCGGCGATTTCTCCTTTCAACGCCTGGAATATCATTCAAGGTATCGAAACATTACCTCTTCGCATAACCCAACATTCCGTAAACGCTCAGAAAGTCGCGGAATTCTTGTCCAAGCATCCGAAAGTAACCTGGGTCAATTATCCCGGCCTTCCTAACGATACAAACTACGCCTTGGCTAAAAAGTATCATAAAAGAAATCTCTTCGGCGCGATTTTAGGATTCGGCGTAAAGGGCGGAATCTCGGAAGCGAAGAAATTCATCGACCATTTGGAGTTATTCTCTCTGTTAGCGAACGTGGGAGATGCAAAATCCTTAGCTATTCACCCGGCCTCTACCACCCACCAACAACTCTCCCCTGCTGAACAGGCCTCAGCCGGAGTAACCCCCGATTTTATTCGATTGTCCGTAGGTCTAGAGCATATCGATGATATTATTACCGATTTAGACGAGGCTTTGAAAAAGGTGTGA